From the genome of Pygocentrus nattereri isolate fPygNat1 chromosome 25, fPygNat1.pri, whole genome shotgun sequence, one region includes:
- the LOC119262437 gene encoding claspin-like isoform X2, whose translation MDRFITRLKKLREHHKKQEEKYQHILNQQEKEQQKTLELLNKSMENTKPVGRVRPNKKAEQEESDESINLSEEDLVSSHSEYEPDGSESDSESCLSLSTQLSSSSVLSKEVENDGECPPGEKKQKTSSRAPSPQDHLETGVEGSCGEQQSDGECLPGKKKEKRSSKASSPKDKLATCEEDSCGEEKSNRECSPVKKKQKMSSGASSQEDHLETSDKDTSAEQQSENVRSPVRKKRPSSRTQNADLVEDVETRKSDRKHTVQPRRPWTDREKEAVWRHLTKYRALKNVPGKADCLRCIQAELALKTRTWKDIKNFVYNSITTEKRKAASLITKT comes from the exons ATGGATCGTTTTATAACGCGATTAAAGAAACTTCGTGAGCATCACAAGAAGCAGGAGGAGAAGTATCAGCACATCCTCAACCAGCAGGAAAAGGAGCAGCAGAAGACTTTAGAGCTGCTGAACAAG aGCATGGAGAACACAAAGCCTGTTGGCAGAGTGAGGCCAAACAAGAAG GCTGAGCAGGAAGAGAGTGACGAGTCCATTAATTTGTCTGAAGAGGATCTGGTGTCATCACATTCGGAATATGAACCTGATGGCAGCGAGTCTGACTCTGAAAGTTGTCTCTCCCTTTCAACCCAGCTGTCTTCCAGCTCGGTCCTGTCCAAGGAAGTTGAAAACG atGGTGAATGTCCGCCAGGCGAAAAGAAGCAAAAGACATCCTCGAGAGCTCCATCCCCTCAGGATCATTTGGAGACAGGTGTCGAGGGTTCTTGTGGAGAACAACAATCAG ATGGTGAATGTCTGCCAGgcaaaaagaaggaaaagaggtCCTCAAAGGCTTCATCCCCGAAAGATAAGTTAGCAACATGTGAAGAGGATTCTTGTGGAGAAGAAAAATCAA aCCGTGAATGTTCGCCAGTCAAAAAGAAGCAAAAGATGTCCTCTGGAGCGTCATCCCAAGAAGATCATTTGGAGACAAGTGACAAGGATACTTCTGCAGAACAACAATCAG AGAACGTTCGTTCCCCTGTCCGAAAGAAGAGGCCTTCCTCCAGGACTCAAAATGCAGACCTTGTTGAAGATGTAGAGACAAGAAAATCAG ATCGTAAACACACAGTCCAGCCCAGGCGACCATGGAccgacagagagaaggaggcagTGTGGCGTCACCTGACAAAGTATCGTGCCCTAAAGAATGTTCCAGGAAAAGCGGACTGCCTTCGGTGCATCCAAGCAGAGCTTGCTTTGAAGACAAGAACATGGAAAGACATCAAAAATTTTGTTTACAATAGTATTACAACAGAAAAGCGAAAGGCTGCTTCTCTCATTACAAAAACCTAG
- the LOC119262437 gene encoding uncharacterized protein LOC119262437 isoform X1, which translates to MDRFITRLKKLREHHKKQEEKYQHILNQQEKEQQKTLELLNKSMENTKPVGRVRPNKKAEQEESDESINLSEEDLVSSHSEYEPDGSESDSESCLSLSTQLSSSSVLSKEVENGTSHMRGSDCLRQFSLECQAKHPECLRSTRLRKHIATLCQMMNLKNSEMDQVAKFMGHDIRVHREYYRLSENTIQLAKISKLLIAIEKGNHTYLGRSLEELELDGDTLDGEKSDGECPPGEKKQKTSSRAPSPQDHLETGVEGSCGEQQSDGECLPGKKKEKRSSKASSPKDKLATCEEDSCGEEKSNRECSPVKKKQKMSSGASSQEDHLETSDKDTSAEQQSENVRSPVRKKRPSSRTQNADLVEDVETRKSDRKHTVQPRRPWTDREKEAVWRHLTKYRALKNVPGKADCLRCIQAELALKTRTWKDIKNFVYNSITTEKRKAASLITKT; encoded by the exons ATGGATCGTTTTATAACGCGATTAAAGAAACTTCGTGAGCATCACAAGAAGCAGGAGGAGAAGTATCAGCACATCCTCAACCAGCAGGAAAAGGAGCAGCAGAAGACTTTAGAGCTGCTGAACAAG aGCATGGAGAACACAAAGCCTGTTGGCAGAGTGAGGCCAAACAAGAAG GCTGAGCAGGAAGAGAGTGACGAGTCCATTAATTTGTCTGAAGAGGATCTGGTGTCATCACATTCGGAATATGAACCTGATGGCAGCGAGTCTGACTCTGAAAGTTGTCTCTCCCTTTCAACCCAGCTGTCTTCCAGCTCGGTCCTGTCCAAGGAAGTTGAAAACG GAACCAGCCATATGAGAGGGTCAGACTGCCTCCGCCAATTTTCATTGGAATGCCAGGCCAAACATCCAGAGTGTTTAAGATCCACCAGATTAAGGAAGCACATAGCCACTCTTTGCCAAATGATGAACTTGAAAAATTCAGAAATGGATCAGGTGGCAAAGTTCATGGGTCACGATATACGTGTCCACCGTGAATATTACAGACTCTCTGAAAACACCATTCAGCTTGCTAAAATTAGCAAACTGTTGATTGCCATAGAGAAAGGAAATCACACTTATCTGGGACGGTCTCTagaggagctggagctggatgGAGACACTCTGGATGGTGAAAAATCAG atGGTGAATGTCCGCCAGGCGAAAAGAAGCAAAAGACATCCTCGAGAGCTCCATCCCCTCAGGATCATTTGGAGACAGGTGTCGAGGGTTCTTGTGGAGAACAACAATCAG ATGGTGAATGTCTGCCAGgcaaaaagaaggaaaagaggtCCTCAAAGGCTTCATCCCCGAAAGATAAGTTAGCAACATGTGAAGAGGATTCTTGTGGAGAAGAAAAATCAA aCCGTGAATGTTCGCCAGTCAAAAAGAAGCAAAAGATGTCCTCTGGAGCGTCATCCCAAGAAGATCATTTGGAGACAAGTGACAAGGATACTTCTGCAGAACAACAATCAG AGAACGTTCGTTCCCCTGTCCGAAAGAAGAGGCCTTCCTCCAGGACTCAAAATGCAGACCTTGTTGAAGATGTAGAGACAAGAAAATCAG ATCGTAAACACACAGTCCAGCCCAGGCGACCATGGAccgacagagagaaggaggcagTGTGGCGTCACCTGACAAAGTATCGTGCCCTAAAGAATGTTCCAGGAAAAGCGGACTGCCTTCGGTGCATCCAAGCAGAGCTTGCTTTGAAGACAAGAACATGGAAAGACATCAAAAATTTTGTTTACAATAGTATTACAACAGAAAAGCGAAAGGCTGCTTCTCTCATTACAAAAACCTAG